One window of the Candidatus Cloacimonas sp. genome contains the following:
- a CDS encoding TM1802 family CRISPR-associated protein — protein sequence MIPLYQAIGKIVLKTANFNSLPEKEQKLFIVKQYCNELENFKYTKDAESHYGHMLELNLDTQNKVCYFSQGTELIPEKKDELLVFANYAPNDPSIYAAHISLKPLLQFELYNYVENNFKKIPWKEETRGKEFLNYLKDIQETFFRMENNIISLKYDKLKEDQQRDFPDPENIPELKDNLNEASKYNKVFQKYLKKYLSATINEFVTDRQAYALKIDGKFLHQTDYADCYIDVLYYYLFERHYLDNTKQGYCHICGNESTLPKDTAIKQKFFGTTNPLYFDKVDRNFTHNAFSMCQKCNQQVLVGIQYASIKLKTTLLGLQTIVLPEIKFEIDNDEELIDPQKLNTATKLLERIPLDQKRDDINTLNTLLRRLKEFTLLFYSKPSPTSQEFIINGMIKNINLKELITKTEHLNKMVQDYKLGSLYGYQAILSFEGLRYLILPSKESHPGLNQYDYTVLNKNIISILGTYIYKRKFRYYDLICMFADIYNRKNNNLKTENKYFLNITPFLMTLYLDHLIKFNQLEGVSIMEKRNLISKLQDEKITAYFNTHSQIYENNFYAQGLFILGMYIAAIETEQRKKDIKSTLINRLNLRGIPVQKVKSLMAMVDEMGKVWNKYYDSITENYYRECMQGIENSSLSPEEIVFHILSGRAYSNYLGAKYKLEHPDKTEKNQEEQNDQQ from the coding sequence ATGATTCCTTTATATCAAGCTATAGGGAAAATAGTATTAAAAACAGCGAATTTTAACTCGCTTCCCGAAAAAGAACAAAAACTATTTATTGTGAAACAGTATTGCAATGAACTGGAAAATTTTAAATATACGAAAGATGCTGAAAGTCATTATGGACATATGTTGGAACTTAATTTGGATACTCAAAATAAGGTATGCTATTTTTCCCAAGGTACTGAATTAATTCCTGAAAAAAAAGATGAACTCCTGGTCTTTGCTAATTATGCTCCGAATGATCCTTCTATCTATGCTGCCCACATATCGTTAAAACCACTGCTGCAATTTGAACTATATAATTATGTAGAAAACAACTTCAAAAAAATACCGTGGAAAGAAGAAACTCGGGGAAAGGAGTTCTTAAACTATTTAAAAGATATACAAGAGACATTTTTCAGAATGGAAAATAATATAATCTCACTTAAATATGATAAGCTTAAAGAAGACCAACAAAGGGATTTTCCTGATCCTGAGAATATACCTGAACTTAAAGATAATTTGAATGAAGCATCTAAATACAACAAAGTATTTCAAAAATACTTAAAAAAATATCTTTCTGCTACTATAAATGAATTTGTTACTGATAGACAAGCTTATGCTTTAAAGATTGATGGTAAATTCTTGCACCAAACTGATTATGCAGATTGCTATATTGATGTTTTATATTATTACCTTTTTGAAAGACATTATTTAGATAATACAAAACAGGGCTATTGTCATATCTGCGGAAATGAATCTACCCTACCCAAAGACACAGCTATTAAACAGAAATTTTTTGGGACTACTAACCCTCTTTATTTTGATAAAGTAGATAGGAACTTTACGCATAATGCTTTTTCAATGTGCCAAAAGTGTAATCAACAAGTATTAGTCGGAATTCAATATGCATCAATAAAGTTAAAAACAACTTTGCTTGGTTTGCAAACTATAGTCCTACCCGAAATTAAGTTTGAAATTGATAATGATGAGGAACTAATTGATCCTCAAAAACTTAATACGGCTACAAAGCTTCTGGAGCGAATACCCTTAGATCAAAAAAGGGATGATATTAATACTCTTAATACCCTTCTCAGAAGGTTAAAAGAATTTACTTTGCTTTTTTATAGCAAGCCAAGCCCAACTTCACAAGAATTTATCATTAACGGAATGATTAAAAACATCAATCTAAAAGAATTAATAACTAAAACTGAACACTTGAACAAAATGGTTCAAGATTATAAATTAGGTTCCTTATATGGTTATCAAGCTATTTTGTCTTTTGAAGGGCTTAGATATTTAATTCTACCTTCAAAAGAATCTCATCCCGGATTGAATCAATATGATTATACTGTATTGAATAAAAACATTATCAGTATTTTAGGGACATACATATATAAAAGGAAATTTCGCTATTATGATCTTATCTGTATGTTTGCCGATATTTATAACCGGAAAAACAATAATTTGAAAACCGAGAATAAGTATTTTTTAAATATTACCCCCTTTCTTATGACCCTATATTTAGATCACTTAATTAAATTTAATCAATTAGAAGGAGTATCAATTATGGAAAAGCGTAATTTAATTTCTAAGCTGCAGGATGAAAAAATCACTGCTTATTTTAACACTCATTCCCAAATTTATGAAAATAACTTCTATGCTCAAGGTCTTTTCATATTGGGAATGTATATTGCCGCAATAGAAACCGAACAGAGAAAAAAGGATATCAAAAGCACTTTAATTAATAGATTAAATTTGCGTGGTATTCCTGTTCAAAAAGTTAAGTCCTTAATGGCTATGGTTGATGAAATGGGTAAGGTTTGGAATAAATATTATGATTCTATAACTGAAAATTATTACCGAGAATGTATGCAAGGTATAGAGAACTCTTCTCTATCACCGGAAGAAATTGTCTTTCATATTTTAAGTGGCAGAGCTTATTCAAATTATTTAGGTGCCAAGTATAAATTAGAACATCCAGATAAAACTGAAAAAAATCAGGAGGAACAAAATGATCAACAATAA
- the cas7b gene encoding type I-B CRISPR-associated protein Cas7/Csh2 encodes MINNNSEILFLYDAQMCNPNGDMDNENKPRMDYDTFINLVSDVRLKRYIRDYFEDNKGEEIFISNKAKEAKERNKQIQAIGKGHLDLIDVRLFGAVTAEEDKGGHFTGPVQFNWGYSLHPVEMVDSSTITSSFSGGQGIGKDYRLYYSLIAFSGSINANTAKETNLSETDLQLLDEAMLNSIPLARTRTKIGQYPRLYLRIELKGKDKFLKDLRSMIEVTSKDLKIAQNLRLIRKPEDYELNIKSLIEYLEQNKDLISGITYWKDEQISIPEFDKIFIQENWKKPLSLK; translated from the coding sequence ATGATCAACAATAACTCAGAAATCCTGTTTCTTTACGATGCACAGATGTGCAATCCTAATGGTGACATGGACAATGAAAACAAACCCCGTATGGATTATGATACTTTCATAAACCTTGTTTCCGATGTCCGCTTAAAACGCTATATTAGAGATTATTTTGAAGACAACAAAGGCGAGGAAATCTTCATATCCAACAAAGCCAAAGAAGCCAAAGAACGCAATAAACAAATTCAAGCAATCGGGAAAGGACATCTTGATTTAATAGATGTTCGTCTCTTTGGAGCCGTAACTGCGGAAGAGGATAAAGGTGGCCATTTTACAGGTCCCGTTCAATTTAACTGGGGTTATTCCCTACATCCTGTAGAAATGGTTGATAGTTCAACTATCACTTCCAGTTTTTCAGGTGGACAAGGTATAGGTAAAGATTATCGTTTATATTATTCCCTAATTGCCTTTTCCGGAAGTATAAATGCCAATACTGCAAAAGAAACAAATCTTTCCGAAACAGACCTGCAACTTTTAGATGAAGCAATGCTTAATTCTATACCACTTGCCAGAACCAGAACTAAAATTGGACAATACCCGCGTTTATATTTACGGATTGAATTGAAAGGCAAAGATAAATTTCTGAAGGATTTACGAAGTATGATTGAAGTAACTTCTAAAGACCTTAAGATTGCACAAAACCTTCGTCTGATCCGGAAACCTGAAGATTATGAATTAAACATTAAATCCTTAATTGAATATCTGGAGCAAAACAAAGATCTGATTTCAGGTATAACCTATTGGAAAGATGAGCAGATTTCAATTCCAGAGTTTGATAAAATATTTATCCAAGAAAACTGGAAAAAGCCACTTTCCCTTAAATGA
- the cas5 gene encoding CRISPR-associated protein Cas5 codes for MNILKNSNRILELKLAGKFAHFRKFYTNASSLTYLIPPRTTICGLLASILQIERDGYYNLMNSGNMGVAIALVPGIYYHKVFQTLNYAQDKSRKIPINDLSAHKQCRLELLKAQGSKELEWILFICFNTEDKDLTVLENRILRKNFGYGLSLGQRQFIAHLELIRTYNQGEFETISESDYLDSAIERELIEEITSQDCDLIMERMPLEQELISEKRKSYRQTNRFGNIVLEANGKRIFGKFKDLVELHNNQRTRISFL; via the coding sequence ATGAATATTCTTAAAAATTCAAATAGGATTTTAGAGCTGAAGCTGGCAGGTAAATTTGCGCATTTTCGTAAATTTTATACTAACGCTTCTTCTCTAACTTATTTAATTCCACCCCGAACTACTATATGCGGTTTACTGGCTTCTATTTTACAAATTGAAAGAGATGGTTATTATAATTTAATGAATTCAGGAAATATGGGTGTTGCTATTGCTTTAGTTCCTGGTATATATTATCATAAGGTATTCCAGACATTGAATTATGCTCAAGATAAAAGTAGAAAAATCCCCATAAATGATCTTTCCGCTCATAAACAATGTCGTTTGGAACTATTAAAAGCTCAGGGTTCCAAAGAATTGGAATGGATACTCTTTATTTGTTTTAATACAGAAGACAAGGACTTAACCGTATTGGAAAATAGGATTTTAAGAAAAAATTTCGGTTATGGTCTATCTTTAGGACAAAGACAGTTTATTGCCCATCTGGAATTAATTAGAACCTATAACCAAGGTGAATTTGAAACAATCTCTGAATCTGATTATCTGGATTCCGCAATAGAAAGAGAATTGATAGAAGAGATTACTTCCCAGGATTGTGATTTAATTATGGAAAGAATGCCTCTGGAACAGGAATTGATAAGTGAAAAAAGAAAAAGTTATCGCCAAACCAACCGCTTTGGCAATATAGTTTTAGAAGCAAACGGAAAAAGAATTTTCGGTAAGTTCAAAGATTTGGTTGAATTACATAATAACCAAAGAACCAGAATATCTTTTTTATGA